Below is a genomic region from Culicoides brevitarsis isolate CSIRO-B50_1 chromosome 2, AGI_CSIRO_Cbre_v1, whole genome shotgun sequence.
aataaaaataaattatatgaaaatgaGTGTAACTTATAAAaagatatcaaataaaaataaaatgaaataaattaagataaaagtttttaattaagagaccaagaaatttaaaaaaaggtaagatcttcaaattttctaacctcaaaatataattaatttaaggatATACCCAataagtcgaaaaaatttaaatcaatttttaaaaaaatataaaattaaataataaaaattaatttaaaaattaattaaaataaattaaaaaattaattaaaataaatttaaaaaattaattaaaattattttaaaaaataattaattaaaaaataaatttttaaattaaaaaattaattaaaaataattttaaaaaatttaattaaaattaattttcaaaaattcaattaaaattaattccaaaaaaaatttttagctaattaataaattatttttttttactcttaattaaaataaaatttaaaaaaataaatagtttcttcaaaaaactttttttttcacattcaaaatttattttggcatacattaatttatatatttttttatattatttttttattgattttatcataatatggcgtgtttttttcaaaattttgtttaattcaattttcaaaaagaacttttttaaacaaatgagcaaaaaataaattaaatttttcaaattttttgtaatatttttcgtaattttcttcatttttcattaaattcgagAGTTTAGATCCCTGTTTatcgttaatttaattaattatttattttttttttcattgactgACTGTTTTCTTAttcttaacattaatttttgtttcttcaacAGAAAGACAAATACCCATCAATTGGCGGCAAAACTTCGTACATCGCATATTTCCATGTCCAACTTCTCGCCAGTGCTTCAAATTTCGGGCGTTCTTCTTCGTACATCGTTCCTAACGCCGGCTCCATGCAAATTTGCGTAAACGGATCCGTAAGTAAACTTTGCACCGATAACAGTAACTTTGAGATGCCAAGCGACAACAGCCAATTATGATTGATAATGTCGATACCAATATCGCCGTGCCGCGAAACATTCGGATGAATAATTTTCGTGAGAAATCTCACTTTGGGCGCACTCATCGGATAATTTGCCGGAATGATGATGTACAAGAAGAATTTTCCGCCTTCATATGGCGAACCAGCAGGTCCGAGAATCGTTGCTTGCCAATGCGAAAGTTGCTCATCCAATGGCATCGCACTAATTCCCTCCGAAGCATCGAGATGCAAGCTTTTTAGGTCTTTTCGCAAGTGACTTGTGCGAAAATGAAAGTTGTTGACTTGCGGAAGCGGCGCTTTTAGAGCCATTTGGATCAAACAAGTGCGACAAAAACAGGAACTCATTAAAGCGGAATACatctaaaaatggaaaataattaaaaaatgttgaaaattgaagaaaaaattaaaaatttacatgtaaCCAATTCGGAATCGtggaaatttgttgaaaaagagGCCATCTTTCTCTCGTATATCGTTTCCACATGTGTTGCGTCGTGTGAAcctcgagaatttttttccattgtttgCACGTTTGCCCGACACTGCAAAGTGAAATGTCATCCAAATGcgagaaaattgtcaaaagcACTTCGACAGGCAGCGCACAAACATCTTTCATCTCATCCTCGTCAACAACTTCCTTCACTTCCGGCTCTTCCGCCAACAATTCaagcaaaatattcaaatttcgcGGCGCCGGCGGATCAGGACGTTGCGCAACGGCAAATTCATCTTCCGCATCGTCTTCGTTGTCGGATTGCTCCCGATTGTCACTTTTGTTCTCCTCGGGCTCGTCATTTCCGCTGTCCTCGTCATCCGAATATTTCGTGACAATGTTCTCCGCTTCCGCTTCGGGCACCGAGGGAAAAACAAAAGCATGGCAAACTTGACACAGCGGCTCTGAAAAGTTTGGTCCATAATATCCGTTGCAAATCCAACAAGTGTCGGCATTCTACGAAGAGATAATTTAGTACAAAATACGAAGCGATCGATAAAAACTTACCGCAAACTCAAAAGTCGCACAAAATGACTCGTACTCCAAATCGTAGTACATTTCCTTCTCGTAACGCGTCTCGAAATCCTTGTTCGTGCAACCTGTCGCCATTTTTGAGGCCGATTCGTGCAGGAAAAACTCCTTAAAATTAGGGAAAAATCTTCTTGGGCGACTGCttgtttattgttttgaaTTGTTATGAAAATCGCCATTCGctaattcaagcaaaaaatgtcaaatttatcattttagatCGTCTCAAAAAAGATCTTAACGATTTTCGCGCCAAAAGCGGAAAGGGAGGGAAccatattgaattttaaatttaaaatttttttaaattcgttttatttgaatttcatttgaactcaaattgagataaaaatcaattttaattaatccaagccaagcatattattttttatatatttaaaaaaaaatattttttatatatttaaatattttattattattattttttatattaatattttttaaataaaataaaatttttaaataaaattaaatttttttttttatttttaaattttatttttatatatttttatttttttttaaatatttatttcttttattgtattttttttatcgattttaggaacgaaaaatctttttttaaatatttcttaaatatttttgtctaaacaaaacaaatatttgataaaattcaagatatattaaatataatttctcattttttttaaataatcattaaaataaagtcaACTAAGATTATAAACTCGACTCAAGTCAAACTGACACGTTTCAACATATTGCCCCTTATCATCCGTCAAATCGATATGCATCTTCAATTTATGCGCCTCAACTACAATTTCCTCTAATCTTTTACATTCCAAACGATTAAAAgctaattttattcttttcagttttggcgccaaaattttcaactcttTCACATCGATATCTTccaaattattctttttcagCATCAAAACCCGAAGTTCCGTTTGACCTCGAAATGTATCCGCATTAATTCTTGAAACTTTTGACGAAATTCCAAATCCTTCGAGTTTTgtattttccaaattaaaatcTAGTTCCGTGATTTGACCGCCATTGATGGCAACATATTTAAGTTTCGGTAAATTTCTGAAGAGATCACGATTCAAACTTgtgaaattattatcaataaaggaaattatttgcaaattttcacaattttcaaaGATATTTTCGGCAATTCCTTGTAACAATGAtgaatttatgacaaaatatttgaggTTAGGAAATTTTGTGCAGACATTTCCTTTTAAATAAGTGAAGTTTCCATGTAAAATTAAGCCATTAACGTctgttgaattaatattttcggcAATTTCCGGTTCAATTGTCTCATTTTCCGAAAGAGATTCAACTTTGATGATACAATAAACGTTCTGTCCGTCGATACTGTCTTCTCGTTCGATGGtacaattgaattttattgctcCATAAaccgaaaaaagacaaaaaattatgaaaaatttgagaaattgacACATTTCAATGCAATTTAGTTCACGAGAATTCAATGActgagaataaattaaaatttttcgcgtGAAATTAGATCAAAGATCATCGCGCGATAAGAATGTTATTGAGAATTTGTCgtaaaattgataagaaaacaACGCCAGAGCAAAAAACGACGCTACCTCATCCATCTGTGCCTGTAATTCACATCAAATGCACATAACTTGCCTGCAATCTCCCGAGCAATGAACACCAAATAGCCAAAGggcatcattttattttcaagtttcctgtgctgtacattttttttcgttcgttcgttcctttttttgctgcttcttTAATGACACACAACTGGCAATGAGCAAAAGCAAGAGCAGCAGCATCACAAACCTAGACATTACTGATATTTATTACACTTTATGTAAATTGATGcacctacaacaacaacaacaacatgattattattattatttacccaCTTCGTCGTCGTTCTGCGGGGAATTTTGATTGGGAATTAGATCGGCAAAAAAATAGGATCTCGACATTTAATTCTCAGTCAAGTCAAGGATGAAGGCAGAGAACAACGAGACACGCATAATAAAGCTTTTATCTGTACAAATGAATTGTTGAAATTGcttcactctttttttttattttttcgttctcaAGGTTGAAACAACCGCGCAGTAGCAATTTGTGTTCTTATCAACTTTGCTGtgttcttataaattttttttatttattattaaaagtacaAGATCCTCCCATTTTTGTAATGCGTTCTGTGTCGTTACCTTTATGAacgtcagattttttttcagcgaaAAATTGTGCGGATGGTATTTAAATGGAtaaatgttgcaaaaattcgatgatcatgatgatgagaaaatatgttagaaatttttaaaatttaattattaagaacataattttattattttaaataattttttatatattttttttttatttaataaaataataaaatttttcaatttaaaattaaaataaaaaataattttttgtttattatttaattttttttttattaagattttttttataaataaaataaaattatcaatatgaatattattttttaaattaaatttttctaaatatttaaaataaattcttttaagtttataattttcattttttttttgttttaaaaaatttattttagatattttttttattaaataaaatgtctttttttttaattcgacattcaaataaaaaaaaaacattttaataaataatttaaaaaatccaaataaatattattgtatGTCTactatgtaattttaaaactttcttttttctaattttttttttaaatttttaaaaaatattatttaaagctaaaaattttaattttatttttttttttttaataattttcttcacatttAGATGACTCAAGTTGATacctttcatataaaaaaattatttgcaccTCTTTTGCGTCAACAGAATAAAACTCGATAAAactttactgaaaattttttgttttattttcgttcGTTCAACTTTCGAGAAGAATTCTTGTTTATTCAATTGTCAGACTTAAATCAAACAATTTAAGGTTCATTTGAGTTCAAGATGCAtttgtttttctattttttaattaaaaattcaatttttattttatttttttaattattttttttaaatttattttaatataattttatctaattaaaatttattaaatttaaacaattttttaatataaaaataaaaatatttgttcaatagttttttttcacttcttaaatgaaaagttttcttttattatttaaatttttcttaatacatttaattaatttttgaatatttacaaaaaaaaaagtatttaagaatcgaaaattctcaataaaaaattttattgaaatttggcTTAAGAAGAACTTTGATCTCGTATTGTTTTTTCTTGACCACATTTGTTTGTATTATGTCT
It encodes:
- the LOC134830299 gene encoding uncharacterized protein LOC134830299, giving the protein MATGCTNKDFETRYEKEMYYDLEYESFCATFEFANADTCWICNGYYGPNFSEPLCQVCHAFVFPSVPEAEAENIVTKYSDDEDSGNDEPEENKSDNREQSDNEDDAEDEFAVAQRPDPPAPRNLNILLELLAEEPEVKEVVDEDEMKDVCALPVEVLLTIFSHLDDISLCSVGQTCKQWKKILEVHTTQHMWKRYTRERWPLFQQISTIPNWLHMYSALMSSCFCRTCLIQMALKAPLPQVNNFHFRTSHLRKDLKSLHLDASEGISAMPLDEQLSHWQATILGPAGSPYEGGKFFLYIIIPANYPMSAPKVRFLTKIIHPNVSRHGDIGIDIINHNWLLSLGISKLLLSVQSLLTDPFTQICMEPALGTMYEEERPKFEALARSWTWKYAMYEVLPPIDGYLSFC